A DNA window from Pseudomonas sp. B21-056 contains the following coding sequences:
- a CDS encoding response regulator transcription factor: MKDVLIVDDHPVIRGALRLICQSEGFTRIRDANGVLDARALLKGSTPELVILDLVMNGFDGLDLLVWIMAQYPECGVLVFTSQDAQHFCNRCISAGARGFVTKKSDLKELTKAIHALKSGYSYFPQMPVRLDFQQRTEQQALESLSTRELSILRMLSMGMRGKDVAESLYLSPKTVSTYKTRLLEKLGLKTLVGLSDFAKRNHL, encoded by the coding sequence TTGAAAGACGTGTTGATCGTGGATGACCACCCTGTCATACGGGGGGCATTGCGGCTGATTTGCCAGAGCGAGGGGTTTACCCGGATCAGGGACGCCAATGGCGTGCTCGATGCCAGGGCGCTGCTCAAGGGGAGTACGCCGGAACTGGTAATTCTGGACCTGGTGATGAATGGCTTCGATGGCCTGGATCTGCTGGTCTGGATCATGGCCCAGTACCCCGAGTGCGGTGTGCTGGTATTCACCTCCCAGGATGCGCAACACTTCTGCAACCGCTGCATCTCGGCCGGAGCCAGGGGCTTCGTGACCAAGAAAAGCGACCTGAAGGAGCTGACCAAGGCTATTCATGCCTTGAAGTCCGGTTATTCCTATTTCCCCCAGATGCCCGTCAGGCTGGATTTCCAGCAGCGCACCGAACAGCAGGCATTGGAAAGCCTTTCCACCCGCGAGCTATCCATTCTGCGAATGCTGTCCATGGGCATGCGTGGCAAGGATGTCGCTGAATCCTTGTACCTGAGCCCGAAGACCGTCAGCACCTACAAGACCCGGCTGCTGGAAAAGCTCGGCCTGAAGACGCTGGTGGGCTTGTCGGATTTCGCCAAGCGCAATCACTTGTAA
- a CDS encoding response regulator translates to MPNKALRIMIADTDHSHRMKLEYLFNQQGYFRIAPVSSAQELITLMEFGIEPFDLLVVDACLGDGALDLPGFFLDNPQVRHGMIYNAQQAGLLSVPVARRASVQLHPAQLPDLASLARLMARVDPADCELVHPWSRPLRHSHGG, encoded by the coding sequence ATGCCGAATAAAGCACTGCGTATCATGATTGCCGATACAGACCATTCTCATCGAATGAAGCTTGAGTACCTGTTCAACCAGCAGGGCTATTTCCGGATTGCCCCCGTGAGCAGTGCGCAGGAGCTGATAACGCTGATGGAGTTCGGTATCGAGCCGTTCGACCTGCTGGTCGTCGATGCCTGCCTGGGAGATGGGGCGCTGGACCTGCCGGGTTTCTTCCTCGATAACCCGCAGGTGCGTCATGGAATGATCTACAACGCACAACAGGCCGGCCTCCTGTCGGTACCTGTCGCGCGTCGGGCAAGTGTGCAACTGCACCCTGCGCAACTGCCGGATCTCGCGTCCCTGGCGCGCCTGATGGCGCGGGTCGATCCGGCGGACTGCGAGCTGGTGCATCCGTGGAGTCGTCCCCTCAGGCACAGCCACGGCGGCTGA
- a CDS encoding transporter substrate-binding domain-containing protein, with amino-acid sequence MMLLLRTGLVALLLGSLSVAPQVGAAPESLQVLGRSHVDDYSVALDEADQVWLRGKGRLLLGVSAPDYSPFSITGNGNDYEGLTADYAQLLGQLLQVEVQVRRYPSRAESLQALHSGEIDLLGTANGFEAGDPELSMSQAYADDLPTLVARIDDSQDLPPDLAGKRLAMLYHYLPPATVEAFYPDATLQLYPSTLSAIGAVAFGQADVYLGDSISANYLIGKNYLNNIQLADFSRLEVQPFAFAIRRDNRRLLHIVDAALQAIPTRERMSILRRWSAGGASMPGQQALHFSVNEQRWLDAHPRITVAVNEHFPPLTFVDDQDQIRGIGADVLARISLRTGLKFDLRRGSSLDGLIEQVRSGQADVLAAAPVTAELEDALRFTRPYLSTPFVLVTPRTAKVPLTLDRMEGKRLALTRGNVLREYLLEQFPRVQLVPAQDSADTMARVAAGTVDGAVNSLISARYLISRQYRDRLQITSTVGTLPARVALATRRDALELHSILDKALLSISPEEMDELTNRWRSEVVIDDSYWLRNRTTILQGFAIAALLLLLALGWVVYLRRLLEQLRIAKQSADDANRAKTTFVATMSHEIRTPMNALIGMLELALKKADQGIVDRVAIEVASDAAHGLLGLIGDILDIARIESGRLSLAPERANLARLVESVARMFEGLARQKQLDLQLDLDAAIDKDVLIDPLRFKQIVSNLLSNAIKFTEQGRVRLSARADPDQDDKRLGLCLRVEDTGSGISLEDQRRLFSPFTQAGNHRQSARSGSGLGLMISRTLCEMMGGSLALSSVPGTGTQIEILLHLPLLDSLVQVQPAEVEALVAAQALNILVIDDHPANRLLLSRQLNYLGHRVQEAGDGVQGLLAWRAGHFDAVITDCNMPLMSGYELARAIRDEEQARGLSRGLILGFTANAQREEKDRCIDAGMDDCLFKPIGLKELQARLGSLSAPPDEEGLVALTDSFDLTSLEQLTGGDIVSIKKLLEELVSSNAGDKVRLMELFARHDVIGLADLAHRIKGGARIIQAQGLIAACEVLEDACRSADGVLLANAVGDLRQAMDFLTEQLETHATRALAVPGSRE; translated from the coding sequence ATGATGCTGCTTCTACGCACGGGCCTGGTGGCGCTGTTGCTGGGCTCATTGAGTGTGGCGCCGCAGGTTGGCGCAGCCCCCGAATCGCTGCAGGTGCTCGGGCGCTCCCACGTGGATGACTATTCGGTGGCCCTGGACGAGGCCGACCAGGTCTGGTTGCGGGGCAAGGGCAGGTTGTTGCTGGGCGTCTCGGCACCGGATTACTCGCCGTTCAGCATCACTGGCAATGGCAACGATTATGAAGGCCTGACCGCCGACTACGCCCAGTTGCTCGGGCAGTTGCTGCAGGTCGAGGTGCAGGTGCGGCGTTACCCGTCCCGGGCCGAATCGCTCCAGGCGCTGCACAGCGGCGAGATCGACCTGCTCGGTACCGCCAACGGCTTCGAGGCCGGCGACCCGGAACTGAGCATGTCCCAGGCATACGCCGATGACCTGCCCACCCTCGTGGCGCGCATTGATGACAGCCAGGACTTGCCCCCGGACCTGGCGGGCAAGCGATTGGCGATGTTGTACCACTATCTGCCGCCGGCCACGGTCGAAGCGTTCTACCCCGATGCCACCTTGCAGTTGTACCCCTCGACCTTGAGCGCCATTGGCGCGGTGGCGTTCGGTCAGGCCGATGTCTACCTGGGAGATTCGATCAGCGCCAACTACCTGATCGGCAAGAACTACCTGAACAATATCCAACTGGCGGATTTTTCCCGCCTGGAAGTGCAGCCGTTCGCCTTCGCGATCAGGCGGGACAACCGGCGCTTGTTGCATATTGTCGATGCCGCGCTGCAAGCAATTCCCACCCGGGAGCGCATGAGCATCCTGCGCCGCTGGAGTGCCGGTGGCGCCAGCATGCCGGGGCAGCAGGCGCTGCATTTCAGCGTCAATGAACAACGCTGGCTGGATGCGCATCCGCGGATCACGGTGGCCGTCAACGAACATTTCCCGCCGCTGACGTTTGTCGATGACCAGGACCAGATTCGCGGTATCGGCGCCGATGTGCTGGCCAGGATCAGTTTGCGCACCGGCCTCAAGTTCGATCTGCGGCGTGGCAGTTCGCTTGACGGCCTGATCGAGCAGGTCCGGAGCGGCCAGGCCGATGTCCTGGCGGCGGCTCCGGTGACCGCTGAACTTGAAGATGCGCTGCGCTTCACCCGACCGTACTTGAGCACCCCGTTCGTGTTGGTGACGCCACGTACCGCCAAGGTCCCGCTGACCCTGGACCGGATGGAGGGCAAGCGACTGGCGCTGACTCGCGGCAACGTGCTGCGTGAGTACCTGCTGGAACAGTTTCCCCGTGTGCAGTTGGTACCGGCGCAAGACTCCGCCGATACCATGGCCCGGGTCGCCGCCGGCACGGTGGACGGCGCGGTCAACTCGCTGATCAGCGCCCGTTACCTGATCTCCCGGCAGTACCGCGACAGGTTGCAGATCACCAGCACCGTGGGCACCCTGCCGGCACGTGTAGCCCTGGCGACTCGGCGGGATGCACTGGAGCTGCATTCGATCCTCGACAAGGCACTGCTGAGTATCTCCCCCGAAGAAATGGACGAACTGACCAATCGCTGGCGCAGTGAGGTGGTGATCGACGACAGCTATTGGCTGCGTAACCGCACCACCATCCTCCAGGGGTTTGCCATCGCCGCGTTGTTGCTGTTGCTGGCCCTGGGGTGGGTCGTTTATCTGCGGCGGCTGCTGGAGCAACTGCGTATCGCCAAGCAAAGCGCCGACGATGCCAACCGGGCCAAGACCACCTTCGTGGCGACCATGAGCCATGAAATCCGCACGCCGATGAATGCGTTGATCGGCATGCTGGAACTGGCCCTGAAAAAAGCCGACCAGGGCATCGTCGACCGGGTTGCCATCGAAGTCGCTTCCGACGCGGCCCACGGTTTGCTGGGGCTGATCGGCGACATCCTGGATATCGCACGCATCGAGTCGGGGCGATTGTCCCTGGCGCCCGAGCGGGCCAATCTGGCGCGGTTGGTCGAGTCGGTGGCGCGGATGTTCGAAGGCCTGGCCCGGCAGAAACAACTGGACCTGCAACTGGATCTGGACGCCGCGATCGACAAGGACGTCTTGATCGATCCCTTGCGCTTCAAGCAGATCGTGTCGAACCTGCTGAGCAACGCGATCAAATTCACCGAGCAAGGCCGGGTACGCCTGAGTGCGCGAGCCGACCCGGATCAAGACGACAAGCGCCTGGGCCTCTGTCTACGGGTCGAAGACACCGGCAGCGGGATTTCCCTGGAGGACCAGCGACGCCTGTTCAGCCCCTTTACCCAGGCCGGCAATCACCGCCAGTCCGCCCGCAGCGGTTCCGGGCTGGGGCTGATGATCAGCCGTACCCTGTGCGAGATGATGGGCGGTAGCCTGGCGTTGAGCAGCGTGCCGGGGACGGGCACGCAGATCGAGATCCTGCTGCATCTGCCTTTGCTCGACTCCCTGGTGCAAGTACAGCCGGCCGAGGTCGAGGCGCTGGTGGCGGCCCAGGCCCTGAACATCCTGGTGATCGATGACCACCCGGCCAATCGCCTGCTGTTGTCTCGACAACTGAACTACCTGGGGCACCGGGTCCAGGAGGCCGGGGACGGCGTCCAGGGTCTGCTGGCCTGGCGCGCCGGACATTTCGATGCGGTCATCACCGACTGCAACATGCCGTTGATGAGCGGTTATGAGCTGGCCCGTGCCATTCGCGACGAAGAACAGGCCCGAGGACTGTCGCGGGGGTTGATCCTGGGGTTCACGGCCAATGCCCAGCGCGAAGAAAAGGACCGCTGCATCGATGCCGGGATGGACGACTGCCTGTTCAAGCCCATCGGCCTCAAGGAACTGCAGGCGCGCCTGGGTTCGCTCAGTGCGCCGCCTGACGAGGAGGGGCTCGTTGCGTTGACCGACAGTTTCGATCTGACCAGCCTGGAGCAACTGACCGGAGGCGACATCGTCTCGATCAAAAAGCTGCTGGAGGAATTGGTCAGCAGCAATGCCGGCGACAAGGTGCGACTCATGGAGCTGTTCGCCCGGCACGATGTAATTGGGCTCGCGGACCTGGCGCACCGGATCAAGGGCGGGGCGCGGATCATTCAGGCGCAAGGCCTGATCGCCGCCTGTGAGGTATTGGAAGACGCCTGCCGAAGCGCCGACGGCGTGTTGCTTGCCAACGCGGTGGGTGACTTGCGCCAGGCCATGGATTTTCTTACCGAACAACTGGAGACCCATGCGACGAGGGCGCTTGCTGTCCCCGGCTCGCGCGAATGA
- the tam gene encoding trans-aconitate 2-methyltransferase, whose product MSWSARQYVTFEQERTRPARDLLAAIPPVEARSVIDLGCGPGNSTELLVEHFSGATVRGLDSSADMIDAARQRLPAVAFDTADIGQWDEPGPFDVIFANAVLQWLPDHATLLPSLVSKLAPGGSLAIQMPDTLHQPSHRLMREIAASGPWASQLGGAADTRTEVADASTYYSILKPHCSRVDVWRTTYHHPLAGGAAGVVEWFKGSGLRPFLEPLDEAQRAQYLERYLHAVEQAYPALDDGTVLLPFPRVFMVATR is encoded by the coding sequence ATGAGCTGGTCCGCCAGGCAGTACGTCACGTTTGAACAGGAACGCACCCGCCCGGCCCGGGACCTGCTGGCCGCCATTCCCCCGGTGGAAGCGCGTTCGGTGATCGATCTGGGTTGCGGCCCCGGCAATTCCACGGAGCTGTTGGTGGAGCATTTCAGCGGGGCAACGGTGCGTGGCCTGGACAGCTCCGCCGACATGATCGACGCTGCCCGCCAGCGCTTGCCCGCCGTGGCGTTCGACACCGCCGATATCGGCCAATGGGACGAGCCCGGGCCGTTCGACGTGATCTTCGCCAACGCCGTGCTGCAATGGCTGCCCGACCACGCCACCCTGCTGCCGTCGCTGGTGAGCAAACTCGCGCCGGGCGGCAGCCTGGCGATCCAGATGCCCGACACCCTCCATCAGCCCTCCCACCGCTTGATGCGGGAGATCGCTGCCAGCGGTCCCTGGGCCAGCCAATTGGGCGGAGCGGCCGACACCCGCACGGAAGTGGCCGACGCCAGCACGTACTATTCGATCCTGAAACCCCATTGCAGCCGCGTCGATGTGTGGCGCACCACCTACCACCATCCGTTGGCCGGTGGTGCCGCGGGTGTAGTGGAGTGGTTCAAGGGCAGCGGCTTGCGGCCGTTTCTCGAGCCGTTGGACGAGGCGCAACGCGCGCAGTATCTGGAGCGGTATCTCCACGCGGTCGAACAAGCCTATCCGGCCCTGGACGATGGCACGGTGCTGCTGCCGTTTCCACGGGTGTTCATGGTTGCGACGCGCTAG
- a CDS encoding SDR family oxidoreductase: MQISLAQQVALVTGASSGIGAGSARALAAAGAAVVLNYHSGAAPAEALAREINDNGGRAIALGADVSQEQEVERLFAQTVDAFGTLDILVANSGLQKDAAAVDMSLDNWNTVIGVNLTGQFLCARAALRIFNRQGIRPGVSRAAGKIIHMSSVHQRIPWAGHVNYAASKGGIDLLMQSLAQETSHQRIRINSIAPGAIRTAINREVTEGEPGQKLLELIPYGRIGDVEDVANAVVWLASDLSDYVVGTTLFIDGGMSLYPGFRGNG, translated from the coding sequence ATGCAGATTTCCCTCGCGCAACAAGTTGCCCTCGTCACCGGTGCCAGCTCCGGCATTGGCGCCGGTTCAGCCAGGGCATTGGCCGCCGCCGGTGCCGCCGTGGTGCTCAATTACCATTCCGGCGCGGCCCCGGCCGAAGCGCTGGCCCGCGAGATCAACGACAACGGCGGCCGCGCCATCGCCCTCGGCGCCGATGTGTCCCAGGAACAGGAGGTCGAGCGGTTGTTCGCCCAGACTGTGGATGCCTTCGGCACATTGGACATTCTGGTCGCCAATTCCGGCCTGCAAAAAGACGCCGCTGCCGTCGACATGAGCCTGGACAACTGGAACACCGTGATCGGCGTCAACCTCACCGGCCAGTTCCTCTGCGCCCGCGCCGCGCTACGGATTTTCAATCGCCAGGGTATTCGCCCGGGCGTTTCCCGGGCCGCCGGAAAAATCATCCACATGAGTTCGGTCCACCAGCGCATCCCCTGGGCCGGTCACGTCAACTACGCTGCGTCCAAGGGCGGTATCGACCTGTTGATGCAGAGCCTGGCCCAGGAAACCAGCCACCAGCGCATCCGCATCAACAGCATCGCCCCCGGCGCCATCCGCACCGCCATCAACCGCGAGGTGACCGAGGGCGAACCGGGGCAAAAGCTGCTGGAGCTGATTCCCTATGGTCGCATCGGTGATGTGGAAGACGTCGCCAACGCGGTGGTCTGGCTGGCGTCGGATCTTTCCGATTATGTGGTGGGCACCACGCTGTTCATCGATGGCGGAATGAGCCTTTATCCGGGGTTTCGCGGCAATGGCTGA
- a CDS encoding glycoside hydrolase family 15 protein: protein MADHDEPQSPIENHGIIGDMRSAALVNDRGSVDFFCWPEFDSPSIFCSLLDTPQAGIFQLAPDLPDARRQQIYLPDTNVLQTRWLSDGVVVEITDLLPIGDTEDDLPVLMRKVHMAVGHATFRMRCAVRHDYARAATTAHLEGAHVCFKAKGQPSLRLRSDQAMTLDGNAALAGFTLQEGQSAEFLLGGIDDPRLQDDVSAICLERTLAFWRGWIGQSNYRGRWRETVNRSALALKLLTSRKHGAILAAATFGLPETRGGERNWDYRYTWIRDASFTVYAFMRLGFVEEANAYMRWMRGRVSDCRGQPVKLNILYGLDGRQALPETELPHLSGFGNARPVRIGNLAYEQVQLDIFGELMDAVYLVNKYGEAISHQGWQHTVDVIDQVCEIWQDKDVGIWEMRGDKQDFLHSRLMCWVAVDRAIRLAVKRSLPAPFTRWDETRQAIYKDIWSRFWNDERQHFVQRLGSTAVDGSMLLMPLVRFVSARDPRWLSTLDAIEKHLVRDGMVYRYRNDDDPIDGLNGTEGSFVACSFWYVECLARAGRVEKAQLEFEQLLRYANPLGLYAEEFDGHGYHLGNTPQALSHLALISAASFLDRKLSGEKNSWQP, encoded by the coding sequence ATGGCTGACCATGACGAACCACAAAGTCCCATCGAGAACCACGGCATCATCGGCGACATGCGCAGTGCCGCGCTGGTCAATGACCGGGGCAGCGTCGACTTTTTCTGCTGGCCGGAATTCGACAGCCCCTCGATCTTCTGTTCGCTGCTGGATACCCCGCAAGCGGGCATTTTCCAGCTCGCGCCCGACCTGCCGGACGCCCGGCGCCAGCAGATCTACCTGCCCGACACCAACGTACTGCAAACCCGCTGGCTGAGCGATGGCGTGGTGGTGGAAATCACCGACCTGCTGCCCATCGGTGACACCGAGGATGACCTGCCGGTGCTGATGCGCAAGGTGCACATGGCGGTCGGCCACGCGACGTTTCGCATGCGCTGCGCGGTACGCCATGACTACGCCCGGGCCGCCACCACTGCGCACCTGGAAGGCGCCCACGTCTGTTTCAAAGCGAAGGGACAACCGAGCCTGCGCCTGCGTTCAGACCAGGCCATGACCCTGGACGGCAACGCGGCGCTGGCCGGATTCACCTTGCAAGAAGGCCAGAGCGCGGAGTTCCTGTTGGGAGGCATCGACGATCCCAGGCTTCAGGATGATGTCAGCGCCATATGCCTGGAGCGAACCCTGGCGTTCTGGCGCGGCTGGATCGGCCAATCCAATTACCGCGGACGCTGGCGGGAAACGGTCAACCGCTCTGCCCTCGCGCTCAAATTGCTGACCTCGCGCAAACACGGCGCCATCCTCGCCGCCGCTACCTTCGGCCTGCCGGAAACCCGCGGCGGCGAGCGCAACTGGGATTATCGCTACACCTGGATCCGCGACGCCTCGTTCACCGTCTACGCATTCATGCGCCTGGGCTTCGTCGAAGAGGCCAACGCCTACATGCGCTGGATGCGCGGCCGGGTCAGCGATTGTCGCGGGCAACCGGTCAAACTCAACATCCTGTACGGCCTCGACGGCAGGCAGGCGTTGCCGGAAACCGAACTGCCGCACCTGAGCGGATTCGGCAATGCGCGACCGGTGCGCATCGGCAACCTGGCCTACGAGCAGGTGCAACTGGACATCTTCGGCGAGTTGATGGACGCGGTGTATCTGGTCAACAAGTACGGCGAAGCCATTTCCCATCAGGGCTGGCAACACACTGTCGACGTGATCGACCAGGTGTGCGAAATCTGGCAAGACAAGGACGTGGGCATCTGGGAAATGCGCGGCGATAAACAGGATTTCCTGCATTCGCGCCTCATGTGCTGGGTGGCCGTCGACCGCGCCATCCGCCTCGCCGTCAAACGCTCCCTGCCCGCGCCGTTCACCCGCTGGGACGAAACCCGCCAGGCCATCTACAAAGACATATGGAGCCGTTTCTGGAACGACGAACGCCAGCATTTCGTCCAGCGCCTGGGCAGTACCGCCGTGGACGGCTCGATGTTGCTGATGCCGCTGGTGCGCTTCGTCAGTGCCCGGGACCCGCGCTGGCTGTCCACCCTTGATGCCATCGAAAAGCACCTGGTGCGTGACGGCATGGTGTACCGCTACCGCAACGACGATGACCCGATCGACGGCCTCAACGGCACCGAAGGTTCATTCGTCGCCTGCTCGTTCTGGTACGTTGAATGCCTGGCCCGCGCCGGCCGCGTGGAAAAAGCCCAACTGGAGTTCGAACAACTGCTGCGCTATGCCAACCCGCTGGGGTTATACGCCGAGGAGTTCGACGGCCACGGTTATCATCTGGGCAACACGCCACAGGCCTTGAGCCATCTGGCACTGATCAGCGCGGCGAGTTTCCTGGATCGCAAGTTGAGTGGGGAGAAGAATAGTTGGCAGCCTTAA
- a CDS encoding DUF6124 family protein has product MVKITPNPPSAENLSAYTSLDSRKLREAADRALSVHLSPTTTAKSDTYDGQVFSVVPGINTESVLTSLSETLASVNAMVSDLAFELEGSRRHVALGIQQLIELGTLLANRALDDIEPVA; this is encoded by the coding sequence ATGGTCAAGATCACCCCCAACCCTCCCAGCGCCGAAAACCTTTCTGCCTACACCTCCCTCGACTCAAGAAAACTCCGCGAAGCCGCCGATCGGGCGCTGAGCGTGCATCTGTCTCCAACCACCACAGCCAAATCCGACACTTACGATGGCCAAGTCTTTTCGGTGGTTCCGGGCATTAATACCGAATCGGTGCTGACCAGCCTCAGCGAAACCCTGGCGTCGGTCAATGCGATGGTCAGTGACCTGGCGTTCGAGCTGGAGGGTTCCCGGCGACATGTTGCGTTGGGGATCCAGCAGTTGATTGAGTTGGGTACGTTGCTGGCCAATCGTGCGCTGGATGACATCGAGCCGGTGGCCTGA
- a CDS encoding alpha/beta fold hydrolase: MNQDPRISFAVTPLLRIAYEEHGPAGGDPVILLHGFPYDPRAFDDVAPVLAQHGYRVIVPYLRGYGPTRFNNPAILRSGQQAALAQDLLDLMHALNIPQAALCGYDWGGRAACIVAALWPERVRCLVTGDGYNLQDIPRSTQPLDPDTEHRLWYQYYFHTTRGVEGLTQNRRELCELLWRLWSPTWKRGTELFSLTAPSFENPDFVDVVIHSYRHRFMYAPGDPTLEWMEEQLTAQPGISVPSISLCGADDGVGPAPEHDEDARHFSGFYERRVLSGVGHNIPQEAPEATIKALLDLLEG; encoded by the coding sequence ATGAATCAGGATCCCAGGATCAGTTTCGCGGTAACACCGCTGTTGCGCATCGCCTACGAAGAACACGGTCCCGCTGGCGGCGACCCGGTCATCCTGCTGCACGGTTTTCCTTACGATCCCAGGGCGTTCGATGACGTCGCACCGGTCCTGGCCCAACACGGCTACCGGGTCATCGTGCCCTACCTGCGCGGCTATGGCCCGACCCGGTTCAACAACCCGGCGATCCTGCGTTCCGGCCAGCAAGCAGCACTGGCCCAGGACCTGTTGGACTTGATGCACGCACTCAACATCCCCCAGGCAGCGTTATGTGGCTATGACTGGGGTGGCCGGGCGGCGTGCATCGTGGCGGCATTGTGGCCCGAGCGCGTTCGCTGCCTGGTCACCGGCGATGGCTACAACCTGCAGGATATTCCTCGCTCAACCCAACCGCTGGACCCGGATACGGAGCATCGGCTGTGGTATCAGTATTATTTCCACACGACCCGCGGCGTGGAAGGCCTGACGCAGAACCGGCGTGAGCTGTGTGAATTGCTCTGGCGCCTGTGGTCGCCGACCTGGAAGCGTGGCACGGAGCTGTTTTCGCTGACCGCACCATCTTTTGAAAACCCCGACTTCGTCGACGTGGTGATTCACTCCTACCGCCATCGATTCATGTACGCACCGGGAGATCCGACCCTTGAATGGATGGAAGAACAGCTCACGGCGCAACCCGGCATCAGCGTGCCCAGCATTTCCCTGTGCGGTGCCGACGACGGCGTGGGGCCAGCACCTGAACACGACGAAGATGCCAGGCATTTCAGTGGTTTCTACGAGCGCCGGGTGCTGAGCGGTGTTGGTCACAATATTCCCCAGGAAGCCCCCGAGGCTACGATCAAAGCCCTGTTGGATCTGCTTGAAGGCTGA
- a CDS encoding GlxA family transcriptional regulator: MPNPPKTVHVLAFANVQLLDVTGPLQVFASANDMARQRGLPLPYAPTVIAAGGGAVVSSAGLALMAEPLPTEGSDTLLIAGGWGVYEAAKDPALVAWVKDHGERSRRVASVCTGAFLLAASGWLDGRRVVTHWTRCEQLAEQHPQLRVEPNPIFINDGPVWTSAGVTAGIDLALALVEDDLGRAVALEVARQLVVFLKRPGGQSQFSVTLSLQNQGSRFDDLHAWIAENLTQDLGLPNLAAQAGMSERSFVRHYRTETGQTPARAVELIRVETARRLLSDTGVPIKRVAVQCGFGSEETLRRSFLRAMGVTPQAYRERFAVSLQADPTGL; the protein is encoded by the coding sequence ATGCCAAACCCACCGAAAACCGTTCATGTACTGGCCTTCGCCAATGTGCAACTGCTCGATGTCACCGGGCCTCTGCAGGTGTTTGCCTCGGCCAATGATATGGCCCGCCAGCGAGGTCTGCCGTTGCCGTATGCACCGACGGTGATCGCCGCCGGTGGTGGTGCGGTGGTGTCTTCGGCAGGGTTGGCGCTGATGGCCGAGCCGTTGCCGACCGAAGGCAGCGACACCTTGCTGATCGCTGGCGGTTGGGGGGTGTACGAGGCGGCGAAGGACCCGGCGCTGGTGGCCTGGGTCAAGGACCATGGCGAGCGTTCACGGCGAGTGGCCTCGGTGTGCACCGGGGCATTCCTGCTGGCCGCCAGCGGTTGGCTGGACGGGCGCCGGGTGGTTACGCACTGGACCCGTTGTGAGCAACTGGCCGAGCAGCATCCCCAGTTGCGGGTCGAACCCAATCCGATTTTCATCAACGATGGCCCGGTCTGGACCTCGGCCGGAGTCACGGCGGGCATCGACCTGGCCCTGGCGCTGGTGGAAGACGACCTGGGCCGCGCCGTGGCCCTGGAAGTCGCCCGGCAACTGGTGGTGTTCCTCAAGCGACCGGGCGGGCAATCACAGTTCAGCGTGACCTTGTCGCTGCAGAACCAGGGCAGCCGTTTTGATGACCTGCACGCCTGGATCGCCGAAAACCTCACCCAGGACCTGGGCCTGCCCAACCTGGCCGCCCAGGCGGGCATGAGCGAACGCAGCTTTGTCCGCCATTACCGTACCGAAACCGGCCAGACGCCGGCGCGGGCGGTGGAATTGATTCGCGTGGAAACCGCCCGCCGCCTGTTGTCCGACACCGGGGTGCCGATCAAGCGGGTCGCGGTGCAATGCGGCTTCGGCAGTGAAGAAACCCTGCGCCGCAGTTTCCTGCGGGCCATGGGGGTGACGCCCCAGGCGTATCGCGAGCGCTTCGCTGTCAGCCTTCAAGCAGATCCAACAGGGCTTTGA
- the inhA gene encoding isonitrile hydratase, producing the protein MTLQIGLLLFPQVQQLDLTGPYDVLASLPDVKVHLIWKDLAPVTASTGLVLLPTTTFEDCPKLDVICIPGGTGVGPLMEDPLTLAFIQQQAAHAQYVTSVCTGALVLGAAGLLRGKRATTHWAYHSLLQTLGATPIKDRVVRDGNLLTGGGITAGIDFALTLAAELFDQDTAELVQLQLEYAPAPPFTSGSPDTAPTRVLEEAQRRSAESFRVRSQITQRAAARLEIPA; encoded by the coding sequence ATGACATTGCAGATCGGTTTGCTGTTATTTCCCCAGGTCCAGCAGTTGGACCTCACCGGCCCCTATGACGTGCTGGCCTCATTGCCAGACGTGAAGGTGCACCTGATCTGGAAAGACCTGGCTCCGGTCACCGCCAGCACCGGACTGGTGCTGTTGCCCACCACGACGTTCGAGGATTGTCCGAAACTCGACGTGATCTGCATCCCCGGTGGCACCGGCGTCGGGCCATTGATGGAAGACCCACTGACCCTGGCGTTCATTCAGCAACAAGCGGCGCACGCGCAATACGTCACGTCGGTGTGCACCGGTGCGCTGGTACTCGGTGCGGCCGGCCTGCTGCGAGGCAAACGCGCCACCACCCATTGGGCTTATCACAGCCTGCTGCAGACGCTCGGCGCGACGCCGATCAAGGACCGCGTAGTGCGTGATGGCAACCTGCTCACCGGTGGCGGCATCACGGCAGGGATCGATTTTGCCTTGACCCTGGCGGCCGAGCTGTTCGACCAGGACACCGCCGAGCTGGTCCAACTGCAACTCGAATACGCCCCTGCCCCGCCGTTCACCTCCGGCAGCCCTGACACCGCCCCCACACGCGTATTGGAGGAAGCCCAGCGGCGCTCGGCGGAATCGTTCCGGGTGCGTTCGCAGATCACCCAACGCGCTGCCGCGCGGTTGGAAATCCCTGCCTAG